The genomic interval GTAGCATCGCCCTTTGTAACGATCAAGGCTGGTAAGCCCATCGGTCCACACGGTTGTCCATGTACCAGTAGAAGATTCAGCAGCTACCGCGGCCCCTGCTTCCTCAGGCGGAACTCCGGGTTGAGGAGTTACTCGGAAGGCTGCCAAGATATCAGTATCTTTGACTTCATATTGAGGAGTATAATAAGTCAATTTATACTCTTTAACACCAGCTTTGAATCAACACTTGCTTTAGTCTCTGTTTGTGGTGacataagtccctcctacaacTCATGAATTAAGAATTCTCGCAACAACAAGGTCTACTCGATATAAATGAGGAGTTAATGAAACCTTTTCGAagaaatctttcaaaaaattatcaaCGAATCCGAAAGGTTCCTTATTAGACCATGGTATTTGATTCGCCAAATACATCATTATTCTATATTCTTTCATATGTATGGCGCAACCCGATCCGTGTTTTCAAGTTTCTAATTCCTTACTTTTTTGAATCCAAAttctaaatgcaaatgaaataaataaaatagaaatagataaataatataaaataatattaatataatattctaatatattataaataaaatagataaataaattaataaaatagataaataaattctaatactaatatatattagaatagataaataaattctaatactaatatatattagaatatatatataatagaatagataaatatataatagaattaatattctaacatctaatataaattatatattataagctcaataataagaaataataaattcacCCTTGACAGTAATATATGTTGTATATGTAAATCCTAGATGTGAAAACAGGCGTAATTCGGCCCTGAAATGAAAAAAGGGAATATAGATGGAAAAAGGGGGGAGAGGTTGGAcgtaaagtaaaaaaaatcgatatgctaaaataaaatacgaaatgaaattgaaacaagGCTAATGAGATAGAAATAAGGAATCATAAATAGAGTTCGGGTTCGAATTCCATAGATAATATGGATGGTGTTGCCTATAATGATGGACAAATGAAAGACtctcccaaaattttatttatccacttcctattttcaaaataggtTGGTTGAACTTAAAATTCCTTCATTGAATAAGGAAACAATCCAATTGCATGCACTTGAATTGGATGGGACCAACGAAATCGAGCGCTAACCCCATTTCTTATTGAATTAACCGATCAACCTCCTGTCGAAGATTTTTTGTATTagataattttggaaaaaaaaaattgacatatttcactttattatgaaaataaatcctACTACTTCTGTTCCTGGAGTTTCCAcgcttgaaaaagaaaatctggGGCGTATTTCTCAAATCATCGGTCCAGTACTGGATGTAGCCTTTCCCCCGGGCAAGATGCCTAATATTTACAACGCCCTAGTAGTTAAGGGTCGAGATACCGCCGGTCAACAAATTAATGTAACTTGTGAGGTACAGCAATTATTAGGAAATAATCGAGTTAGAGCTGTAGCTATGAGCGCTACAGATGGTCTAACGAGAGGAATGGAAGTGATTGACACGGGAGCTGCTCTAAGTGTTCCAGTCGGCGGAGCGACCCTAGGACGAATTTTTAACGTGCTTGGGGAGCCCGTTGATAATTTAGGTCCTGTAGATACTCGCACAACATCCCCTATTCATAAATCCGCGCCCGCTTTCATACAATTAGATAcaaaattatctatttttgaAACAGGAATTAAAGTAGTCGATCTTTTAGCTCCTTATCGTCGTGGAGGAAAAATCGGACTATTTGGGGGGGCTGGGGTAGGTAAAACAGTACTCATTATGGAATTGATCAACAACATTGCCAAAGCTCATGGGGGCGTATCCGTATTTGGCGGAGTAGGTGAACGGACTCGTGAAGGAAATGATCTTTACATGGAAATGAAAGAATCTGGAGTAATTAATGAACAAAATCTTGCGGAATCAAAAGTGGCTTTAGTCTACGGTCAGATGAATGAACCGCCAGGAGCTCGTATGAGAGTTGGATTGACTGCCCTAACTATGGCGGAATATTTCCGAGATGTTAATGAACAAGACGTACTTCTATTTATAGACAATATCTTCCGTTTTGTCCAAGCGGGATCCGAAGTATCTGCCTTATTGGGTAGAATGCCTTCCGCTGTGGGTTATCAACCCACCCTTAGTACCGAAATGGGTACTTTACAAGAAAGAATTACTTCTACCAAGGAGGGATCCATAACTTCTATTCAAGCAGTTTATGTACCTGCGGATGATTTGACCGACCCTGCCCCTGCCACAACATTTGCGCATTTAGATGCTACTACCGTACTATCAAGAGGATTAGCTGCCAAAGGTATTTATCCAGCGGTAGATCCTTTAGACTCAACGTCCACTATGCTCCAACCTCGAATCGTTGGTGAGGAACATTATGAAACTGCGCAAAGGGTTAAGCAAACCTTACAGCGTTACAAAGAACTTCAGGACATTATAGCTATCCTTGGGTTGGACGAATTGTCCGAAGAGGATCGCTTAACCGTAGCAAGAGCGCGAAAAATTGAGCGTTTCTTATCACAACCCTTTTTCGTAGCGGAAGTATTTACCGGTTCCCCGGGGAAATATGTTGGTCTAGCAGAAACAATTAGAGGATTTAAATTGATCCTTTCCGGAGAATTAGACGGTCTTCCTGAACAGGCCTTTTATTTGGTAGGTAACATCGACGAAGCTACTGCGAAGGCTACGAACTTAGAAATGGAGAGCAAATTGAAGAAATGACCTTAAATCTTTGCGTACTTACCCCTAATCGAATTGTTTGGGATTCAGAAGTGaaagaaatcattttatctACTAATAGCGGACAAATTGGCGTATTACCAAATCACGCGCCTATTGCCACAGCTGTAGATATAGGTATTTTGAGAATACGCCTTAACGACCAATGGTTAACGATGGCTCTGATGGGTGGTTTTGCTAGAATAGGCAACAATGAAATCACTATTTTAGTAAATGATGCGGAGAAGGGTAGTGACATTGATCCACAAGAAGCTCAGCAAGCTCTTGAAATAGCGGAAGCTAACTTGAGGAAAGCTGAAGGCAAGAGGCAAACAATTGAGGCAAATCTAGCTCTCAGACGGGCTAGGACACGAGTCGAGGCTATCAACGCGATTTCGTAACGAGTTGGTTAATCGAAAAAATTTCCGTAGAAACAGAACTTTCGTTTCTACATCCCATTTTGATTCTGCCGATTAAATAGAATCAAATACA from Gossypium raimondii isolate GPD5lz unplaced genomic scaffold, ASM2569854v1 Contig00292, whole genome shotgun sequence carries:
- the LOC128038522 gene encoding ATP synthase subunit beta, chloroplastic, giving the protein MKINPTTSVPGVSTLEKENLGRISQIIGPVLDVAFPPGKMPNIYNALVVKGRDTAGQQINVTCEVQQLLGNNRVRAVAMSATDGLTRGMEVIDTGAALSVPVGGATLGRIFNVLGEPVDNLGPVDTRTTSPIHKSAPAFIQLDTKLSIFETGIKVVDLLAPYRRGGKIGLFGGAGVGKTVLIMELINNIAKAHGGVSVFGGVGERTREGNDLYMEMKESGVINEQNLAESKVALVYGQMNEPPGARMRVGLTALTMAEYFRDVNEQDVLLFIDNIFRFVQAGSEVSALLGRMPSAVGYQPTLSTEMGTLQERITSTKEGSITSIQAVYVPADDLTDPAPATTFAHLDATTVLSRGLAAKGIYPAVDPLDSTSTMLQPRIVGEEHYETAQRVKQTLQRYKELQDIIAILGLDELSEEDRLTVARARKIERFLSQPFFVAEVFTGSPGKYVGLAETIRGFKLILSGELDGLPEQAFYLVGNIDEATAKATNLEMESKLKK